A single region of the Armatimonadota bacterium genome encodes:
- a CDS encoding phosphohistidine phosphatase SixA: protein MDVYLVRHGIAVPHHATGYEEDSKRPLTDKGRAKMRDIARGLKVLGVCPRMILTSPYVRARQTAEILQDVLGSVERLVLTENLLPLAHPDHLWKELQAYSELEVVALVGHEPNISALANLLLGVSGLPIVFKKGGVCHLTLDMSGTEPRAQLRWLLTPKQMIAIGQKG, encoded by the coding sequence ATGGATGTGTATCTCGTGCGACATGGTATTGCCGTACCTCACCACGCCACAGGGTACGAAGAGGACAGCAAACGTCCGCTCACCGACAAGGGCAGGGCGAAAATGCGCGATATTGCGCGCGGTTTAAAAGTGCTGGGAGTATGCCCTCGTATGATTCTCACCAGTCCTTATGTGCGTGCTCGTCAAACCGCCGAAATCCTGCAGGATGTACTCGGCTCAGTGGAACGGCTGGTGCTCACGGAGAACCTGCTTCCCCTGGCTCATCCAGACCACCTCTGGAAAGAGCTGCAAGCCTATTCGGAACTGGAGGTGGTTGCGCTGGTAGGTCATGAACCGAACATCAGTGCGCTGGCAAACCTGCTTTTGGGAGTGAGTGGTTTGCCTATCGTGTTCAAGAAGGGCGGGGTCTGTCATCTCACACTGGACATGTCGGGCACAGAACCTCGCGCCCAGCTCCGGTGGCTGCTGACGCCCAAACAGATGATAGCCATCGGTCAAAAAGGATAA
- the ppk gene encoding polyphosphate kinase codes for MGKQCHNHNRSGRYLNRELSLLEFQRRVIEEAEDKRHPLLERVKFLAIFGSNMDEFFMVRVSGLREQIQAQLHYVSPDGMSPHEQLAAVRSLSLDVYKQALTCLQRQLLPQLRQEGIYIVHYHQLTPAQRRRAEAYFKEIVYPVLTPLALDPGHPFPHISNLSLNLAVIIRDEEGNERFARVKVPNTLPRLVPVKRPDRARHRRYYFTWLEQLVMANLQHLFPGMRVVAAYPFRVIRDADIEIRELEADDLLETIQQTIRERKFGSVVQLAVGKEMPPKVRHLLMQNLELYPTDVYTLEHPLGLSHLMQLYETVSRSDLKFPPFRPAVPAVLQEASENGNLFEVIRRGDVLLHHPYDSFQSVVDFLRAAASDPQVLAIKQTLYRVGKNAPVVQALLDAAEQGKQVAVLVELKARFDEESNIGWARTLEQAGVHVVYGLVGLKTHCKVAMVVRHEGDRIRRYVHLSTGNYNAATAQIYEDIGMFTSDEAIGDDVTDLFNFLTGYSRKQDYRKLLVAPVHLRSRLKQLIQREIQHALAGEEALLIFKMNSLVDTEMIDLLYEASQAGVKVNLVVRGICCLRPGVKGLSENITVTSIVGRFLEHSRIYYFWNRGREEVYLGSADLMPRNLDHRVEVVFPVETPEHIRYLRDRVLEIYLQDNRLARRMLPDGHYQRLYPQPGEPVIDVQTELMRR; via the coding sequence ATGGGAAAGCAGTGCCATAATCACAATCGGTCTGGTCGTTATTTGAACAGGGAACTCAGCTTGCTGGAGTTCCAGCGTCGCGTGATTGAGGAGGCAGAGGACAAACGCCATCCTCTGCTGGAGCGTGTGAAGTTCCTGGCTATCTTTGGGTCCAACATGGACGAGTTTTTCATGGTGCGCGTTTCAGGGTTGCGCGAGCAGATACAAGCCCAGCTACACTATGTCTCGCCTGATGGCATGAGCCCGCACGAACAGCTGGCAGCCGTTCGCAGTTTGTCACTGGATGTCTACAAGCAAGCCCTGACCTGCTTGCAGCGTCAGCTGTTGCCCCAACTGCGTCAGGAAGGCATCTATATCGTGCATTATCATCAACTGACCCCAGCGCAGCGTAGAAGGGCTGAGGCCTATTTTAAAGAGATCGTATACCCCGTACTCACGCCTTTAGCACTCGATCCGGGACACCCCTTTCCACACATCTCCAATTTGAGTCTGAATCTGGCAGTCATTATCCGCGATGAGGAGGGCAACGAGCGTTTCGCGCGGGTGAAAGTACCCAACACCCTACCCCGCCTGGTACCGGTAAAACGCCCTGACAGGGCTCGCCATCGCCGGTACTACTTCACCTGGCTGGAACAGCTGGTGATGGCGAACCTGCAGCACCTGTTTCCCGGTATGCGGGTGGTGGCTGCTTATCCGTTTCGTGTCATTCGGGATGCTGATATCGAAATCCGCGAGCTGGAAGCGGACGACCTTCTAGAAACCATCCAGCAAACCATCCGTGAGCGCAAGTTTGGTTCGGTGGTGCAGCTGGCTGTTGGCAAAGAGATGCCTCCCAAAGTGCGCCATCTGTTGATGCAGAATCTCGAACTCTATCCCACTGATGTCTATACGCTGGAACATCCGCTGGGATTGAGCCACCTGATGCAACTGTATGAAACGGTGTCTCGAAGCGACCTCAAGTTCCCCCCGTTTCGTCCTGCCGTACCCGCCGTGTTGCAGGAAGCCTCTGAGAACGGCAATCTCTTCGAGGTGATCCGACGAGGCGATGTGCTCCTTCATCATCCCTACGACTCCTTCCAGTCGGTGGTGGATTTTTTACGAGCCGCCGCGTCTGACCCGCAGGTCCTGGCGATCAAACAGACACTCTATCGCGTGGGCAAGAACGCGCCGGTCGTGCAGGCACTGCTGGATGCGGCAGAGCAAGGCAAGCAGGTAGCGGTTCTGGTGGAGCTCAAAGCGCGTTTCGATGAGGAGAGCAACATCGGCTGGGCACGCACCCTCGAACAAGCAGGGGTGCATGTGGTTTACGGACTGGTGGGACTGAAGACGCACTGTAAGGTGGCTATGGTCGTGAGGCACGAAGGAGATCGCATCCGCCGCTATGTGCATCTGTCTACGGGAAATTACAACGCTGCCACCGCTCAGATTTATGAAGATATCGGCATGTTCACCAGTGACGAAGCGATTGGCGATGATGTGACCGACCTGTTCAACTTCTTGACGGGATACTCCCGTAAACAGGACTATCGCAAGTTGTTGGTGGCACCTGTCCATTTACGATCCAGGCTGAAACAGTTGATTCAACGAGAAATACAACACGCGCTCGCAGGGGAAGAGGCACTCCTCATCTTCAAGATGAACTCTCTGGTGGATACTGAGATGATAGACCTGCTCTACGAAGCATCCCAAGCAGGAGTGAAGGTGAACCTGGTGGTGCGTGGGATTTGCTGCCTGCGCCCCGGGGTGAAGGGGCTGAGCGAAAACATCACTGTCACCAGCATCGTGGGACGTTTCCTGGAACACAGCCGTATCTACTATTTCTGGAATCGAGGACGGGAAGAGGTATACCTCGGCAGCGCCGACCTGATGCCCCGCAACCTCGACCACCGTGTGGAAGTAGTTTTCCCCGTGGAAACCCCCGAACACATCCGCTACCTGCGCGACCGTGTGCTGGAAATCTATTTGCAGGATAACCGACTTGCCCGCCGGATGCTTCCAGACGGACACTATCAAAGACTGTACCCTCAGCCCGGTGAACCGGTTATCGATGTGCAGACCGAGCTGATGCGAAGATGA
- a CDS encoding glycogen debranching protein gives MRAECPFNLSYTRDTLHQVEASCRREWLLTNGIGGFACGTIAGLRTRRYHGLLTAATPAPTGRALVLAEVEAWVERDSQSYPLTSHWYHGAIHPNGMHHLQRFSLHPCPTHLYTVGKAVVQRQVWLVPSHNAVVVRYTLLAGRPSAKLRLIPLFACRDYHSLTHANSVMDPYAEQVAPGCYRLTPYPGFPPLFLYTGSASFIPYPDWYYAFHYPAEAERGLDHTEDLWTPGTLVCELQRGQSVVLMVSLEPCMQVPTEPPEEQEVPPPFREHPLASALWCAAEQFVIRRPQGTSILAGYPWFTDWGRDTMISLRGILLLRRRYEQAREVLSLFAKSMRDGLIPNRFPDVGEEPEYNTADATLWFAWMADCYRQETGDEPFFREEIYPRLRECLQAYQQGTRFGIRVDPADGILRVGEPGWQVTWMDAKVGDWVVTPREGKPVEIAALWLQFLQVLMEAARRYGDAPTAGEADDLLRRAREAFMSAFWITELHYLADVVDDRGRQDSRLRPNQLIALAIPQPPVPREMAKQILRAVQHHLLTPYGLRTLAPFDPEYRGRYEGDVTARDSAYHQGTVWTWLLGPYADALLFTAGRTPATLSRLRSLLKPFEKHLRDAGLGTVSEIFDGDPPHHPRGCFAQAWSVAELLRLWWMVHS, from the coding sequence ATGCGCGCGGAGTGCCCGTTCAACCTGTCGTATACTCGCGACACGCTTCACCAGGTAGAAGCTTCATGCCGCAGGGAATGGCTGTTGACCAACGGCATCGGGGGCTTTGCGTGCGGCACCATCGCCGGATTGCGCACGCGACGCTACCATGGATTGCTCACCGCCGCTACGCCTGCGCCCACCGGTAGAGCGCTGGTGCTGGCGGAAGTAGAGGCATGGGTGGAGAGAGATTCCCAGAGCTATCCTCTCACGAGCCACTGGTATCACGGAGCCATCCACCCCAATGGCATGCATCATCTGCAACGGTTCAGTCTGCATCCCTGTCCCACGCATCTCTATACGGTGGGCAAAGCCGTTGTGCAACGGCAGGTCTGGCTGGTTCCCTCTCACAACGCGGTCGTCGTCCGTTACACCCTTCTCGCGGGACGTCCATCGGCGAAACTGCGCTTGATACCCCTGTTCGCCTGCCGGGACTATCACTCACTGACCCACGCCAATAGCGTCATGGACCCTTACGCCGAGCAGGTTGCCCCCGGTTGCTACCGGCTGACGCCATATCCGGGCTTTCCACCTCTCTTCCTGTATACAGGCAGCGCATCCTTTATCCCCTATCCCGACTGGTACTACGCCTTCCACTACCCGGCGGAGGCTGAGCGCGGGCTGGATCACACCGAAGACCTGTGGACGCCCGGCACACTGGTCTGCGAGCTGCAGAGGGGGCAAAGTGTCGTCCTCATGGTATCGCTGGAACCCTGCATGCAGGTACCCACCGAGCCGCCTGAAGAGCAGGAGGTACCGCCCCCGTTCAGGGAGCACCCGCTGGCGAGCGCGTTGTGGTGTGCGGCAGAACAGTTTGTGATCCGGCGTCCGCAGGGTACGAGTATCCTTGCGGGATACCCCTGGTTCACCGACTGGGGGCGCGATACGATGATTTCCCTGCGGGGCATCCTGCTGTTACGCCGTCGCTATGAGCAGGCACGAGAGGTGCTGAGCCTCTTTGCGAAATCTATGCGCGACGGGCTGATACCCAACCGTTTTCCCGACGTGGGCGAGGAGCCGGAATATAACACCGCCGATGCCACGCTGTGGTTTGCCTGGATGGCGGACTGCTACCGGCAGGAGACGGGAGACGAGCCTTTTTTCAGAGAGGAGATATATCCTCGGCTGCGGGAATGTCTGCAGGCGTACCAGCAGGGTACGCGCTTTGGCATCCGAGTAGACCCTGCGGATGGCATCTTGCGCGTGGGCGAGCCCGGCTGGCAGGTGACCTGGATGGATGCCAAAGTGGGCGATTGGGTGGTGACGCCACGCGAGGGCAAACCGGTGGAAATCGCTGCCTTGTGGTTGCAGTTCCTGCAAGTGCTCATGGAGGCGGCACGCCGATACGGCGATGCGCCCACTGCCGGAGAGGCTGATGACCTGTTGAGACGGGCACGTGAGGCGTTCATGAGCGCGTTCTGGATCACGGAACTGCATTATCTTGCCGATGTGGTAGATGACCGGGGCAGGCAGGACTCGCGTCTGCGTCCCAACCAGCTGATTGCCCTGGCGATACCTCAGCCGCCTGTGCCCCGTGAGATGGCAAAGCAGATCCTGCGCGCGGTGCAACATCACCTGCTGACCCCGTATGGACTACGTACGCTGGCACCTTTTGACCCTGAATATCGGGGGCGTTACGAGGGCGACGTCACTGCTCGCGACAGTGCGTATCACCAGGGCACCGTGTGGACATGGCTACTGGGTCCCTATGCGGATGCGTTGCTGTTCACAGCGGGCAGGACACCTGCGACGCTCTCACGCCTGCGCAGCCTGCTCAAGCCTTTCGAGAAGCACCTGCGCGACGCGGGGCTGGGCACGGTTTCCGAGATTTTCGATGGAGACCCACCGCACCACCCGCGCGGCTGTTTCGCACAAGCGTGGAGCGTGGCAGAGCTGCTGCGCCTCTGGTGGATGGTGCACTCTTAG
- the pdxT gene encoding pyridoxal 5'-phosphate synthase subunit PdxT, producing MEAHNLGITIGVLALQGDFEAHLRTLRRCGVQAQEVRTVQQLQEVDGLIIPGGESTTIIKLMQRYGLDTLIRQQAAEGMPVYGTCAGLIVMAREIEGYPLQPRLALLDVAVARNAFGRQVDSFEIDLPVPKLGEPPLRAVFIRAPYVTRAGENVEVLASLDGKIVLVQQGNLLGGAFHPELTDDLRLHNYFVEMVRAYRKQQ from the coding sequence ATGGAGGCACACAACTTGGGTATCACTATCGGCGTACTGGCTTTGCAGGGTGATTTTGAGGCGCACCTGCGCACACTGCGGCGGTGTGGTGTGCAGGCGCAAGAGGTGCGCACGGTGCAACAACTGCAGGAAGTGGACGGCTTAATCATCCCGGGAGGCGAGAGCACCACCATCATCAAGCTGATGCAGCGATACGGGCTGGATACGCTCATTCGCCAGCAGGCAGCGGAAGGGATGCCGGTTTACGGAACTTGCGCGGGGCTGATTGTGATGGCGAGAGAGATTGAAGGCTATCCCCTGCAACCCCGGCTGGCATTACTGGATGTGGCAGTGGCACGAAACGCCTTTGGCAGGCAGGTAGACAGTTTCGAGATAGACCTGCCCGTGCCGAAGCTGGGCGAACCTCCGTTGCGAGCGGTGTTTATTCGGGCACCTTATGTCACCCGCGCCGGCGAGAACGTGGAAGTGCTGGCAAGTTTGGACGGCAAGATCGTGCTGGTGCAGCAGGGGAACCTGCTGGGCGGCGCGTTCCACCCGGAGCTCACGGATGATTTGCGGCTGCACAACTACTTTGTGGAGATGGTGCGCGCGTATCGAAAGCAACAGTGA
- a CDS encoding methyltransferase, translating to MTDLPLNQVLLGDCVQVMYQLPERSVDMIFADPPYNLQIHQELYRPNMTRVDGVDDEWDRFQSLADYDRFTEAWLSAARRVLKDTGTLWVIGTYHNIYRIGKILMDLGFWILNDIVWVKTNPMPQFRGVRFANAHETLLWAQKVKGAKYTFNYHDMKALNDDLQMRSDWYLPICTGRERVRIHGEKAHSTQKPAALLYRVILSSTNVGDVVLDPFFGTGTTGAVAKRLHRNWIGIERDPRYVAIASERIARVVPALMDAVQATSTPPHKRRRVPFGTLVEQGYIQPGETLFFRAKEELRATVLANGHIRMGGEEGSIHQMGRRLTGSPCNGWEHWYVFDEQEQQLIPLDALRKRFLRDAGEEEVEPLPADRTVQALLWRAE from the coding sequence ATGACGGATCTACCGCTCAACCAGGTACTGCTGGGTGACTGCGTGCAGGTGATGTATCAGCTGCCGGAGCGGTCGGTGGATATGATATTCGCCGATCCTCCTTACAACCTGCAGATTCACCAGGAGCTGTATCGCCCGAATATGACCCGGGTGGACGGCGTCGACGACGAATGGGACAGGTTCCAGAGCCTTGCCGATTATGACCGCTTCACCGAAGCGTGGCTATCGGCGGCGCGTCGAGTGCTGAAAGACACGGGCACTCTCTGGGTGATCGGAACCTATCACAATATCTATCGCATCGGCAAGATACTGATGGACCTGGGCTTCTGGATACTCAACGACATTGTGTGGGTGAAAACCAACCCGATGCCTCAATTCAGAGGGGTGCGTTTTGCGAACGCTCATGAAACGCTCCTCTGGGCGCAGAAGGTGAAGGGAGCCAAATACACCTTCAATTACCATGACATGAAGGCATTGAACGACGACCTGCAGATGCGCAGCGACTGGTACCTGCCGATATGTACCGGGCGCGAGCGCGTTCGCATCCACGGAGAGAAAGCGCATTCTACCCAGAAGCCGGCGGCGCTGCTGTATCGGGTGATCCTCTCCAGTACCAACGTGGGCGACGTGGTGTTAGACCCCTTCTTCGGCACGGGCACAACGGGAGCAGTTGCCAAAAGGTTGCACAGGAACTGGATAGGCATTGAGCGCGACCCGCGTTACGTGGCGATTGCCAGCGAGCGTATCGCCCGGGTAGTGCCAGCCCTGATGGACGCCGTACAGGCAACCTCCACGCCGCCACACAAAAGGCGAAGGGTACCGTTCGGGACGCTTGTAGAGCAGGGCTATATACAGCCGGGCGAAACCCTGTTCTTCCGGGCAAAGGAAGAGCTGCGGGCAACTGTCCTGGCGAACGGGCATATTCGCATGGGAGGAGAGGAGGGGTCTATCCATCAAATGGGGCGACGCCTGACCGGCTCGCCATGCAATGGATGGGAGCACTGGTACGTTTTCGACGAGCAGGAGCAGCAGTTGATCCCTCTCGATGCGCTGCGCAAACGGTTCCTGCGCGATGCGGGAGAGGAAGAGGTGGAACCGCTCCCTGCAGACCGAACGGTTCAGGCTCTACTCTGGCGAGCGGAGTAG
- the hfsF gene encoding polysaccharide biosynthesis protein — MMTLLRHSAVYLLARGLPGLINFLSIAIYTRLLSPEEYGRYALVVAGVGLVNIVCFQWLSLSVLRFLPAHRTPETLLASVKAMYYLLAGAITLIVLTGVLIGVPASWKGLILLALALLWAQTWFDINLEVTRTRLQPAWYGIGAGMRALTMLVTATLLLLIYPVAYAPLTGQMVGALTGGFFLARRQWFGFNAKLQETIVKQLFYYGLPLTGTFALSFVINSSDRFLLAYYLNEQAAGLYAAAYDLTAQILLVLMMVVNMAAYPLAVSSLEQQGMEAARLQLSWNMWLLAAVAVPVTVILIVFAPYLSRILGGPFHQSASTVIPWIAAAIFLAGIRSYHFDLAFQLGRYTIGQLWVAGIAALTNVVLNVVWIPQWGIQGAAWATLAAYAVALITSTVLGKRVFPMPFHWKGIAQVLTAAFAMLCVWIVLPRADSPVSHMLHAGGGIIAYCGTLALLQVMMPYAHSRPKCSSARRMQID, encoded by the coding sequence ATGATGACGTTGTTACGTCATAGCGCTGTTTACCTGCTGGCACGCGGCTTGCCGGGCTTGATCAACTTCTTGTCTATCGCGATATATACCCGATTGCTCTCGCCAGAAGAGTATGGGCGTTACGCGCTGGTGGTCGCAGGGGTTGGACTGGTGAACATCGTTTGCTTTCAATGGCTTAGCCTCTCCGTCCTTCGCTTCTTGCCCGCCCATCGAACGCCAGAGACGTTGTTAGCCTCTGTGAAGGCAATGTACTATCTGTTGGCTGGTGCGATCACGCTGATTGTGCTGACAGGCGTCCTTATTGGAGTGCCTGCATCGTGGAAGGGGTTGATTCTGTTAGCTCTGGCGTTGCTTTGGGCGCAAACGTGGTTTGATATCAATCTGGAGGTCACCCGCACTCGATTGCAGCCCGCATGGTACGGGATAGGCGCGGGCATGCGCGCTCTAACAATGCTCGTAACAGCAACGCTACTCCTGCTAATCTATCCGGTAGCATACGCACCGTTAACGGGACAGATGGTGGGTGCTCTGACAGGAGGCTTCTTTCTCGCACGCAGGCAGTGGTTCGGTTTCAACGCAAAGTTACAGGAGACGATTGTCAAGCAGCTCTTCTACTACGGGCTGCCACTTACTGGAACGTTTGCTCTGAGCTTTGTAATCAATTCATCCGATCGATTTCTTCTGGCTTATTACCTGAACGAGCAGGCAGCAGGATTGTACGCCGCAGCTTACGACCTGACAGCTCAGATTCTACTGGTGTTGATGATGGTTGTGAATATGGCTGCCTATCCGCTCGCGGTATCCAGCCTGGAGCAACAGGGAATGGAGGCAGCGCGACTACAGTTGTCATGGAATATGTGGCTTCTTGCAGCTGTTGCGGTACCCGTGACGGTGATACTTATTGTCTTCGCTCCTTATTTGTCGCGTATTCTGGGTGGTCCGTTCCATCAGTCAGCAAGCACCGTAATCCCGTGGATAGCTGCTGCCATATTCCTGGCAGGTATTCGTTCTTACCATTTCGACCTCGCTTTCCAGCTGGGCAGGTACACGATAGGACAGCTGTGGGTTGCCGGCATCGCGGCGCTGACAAATGTTGTGCTCAATGTCGTATGGATACCTCAGTGGGGGATCCAGGGAGCCGCTTGGGCAACTCTTGCTGCGTACGCCGTCGCGCTAATCACTAGCACTGTGCTGGGTAAAAGAGTGTTCCCGATGCCTTTCCACTGGAAGGGGATAGCCCAGGTGCTCACCGCCGCTTTTGCCATGCTGTGTGTCTGGATTGTGTTACCCCGTGCGGATAGCCCTGTCAGCCATATGCTTCATGCCGGCGGAGGGATAATTGCCTATTGTGGCACCTTAGCACTGCTGCAAGTCATGATGCCGTACGCACACAGCAGACCAAAGTGCTCTTCTGCGCGGAGGATGCAGATTGATTAA
- a CDS encoding glycosyl transferase yields the protein MSTPCCKRIAFYMPSLAGGGAQRVFLHLARGFAERGYEVHLVLARAQGPYLPQVPSCVRIIDLGAPRVLTSLPALVRYLRHERPLALLSALDHANAVAICARFIARAPARVIVTVHSTPSQVVANARTLRAKLLPLWARFFYRWADTVVAVSQGVADELVHYVRVPAEKVKVIYNPIVTPELFRKAEEPLEHPWFREGEPPVILGVGRLTKPKDFPTLIRAFALVRQRRPARLMILGEGEDRPQLEALVKELGIAEDVSLPGFVQNPYPYMKRAAVFVLSSRWEGLPTVLVEALALGTPVVSTDCPSGSAEILDNGRLGMLTRIGDHMSLARAIGESLDSPRNLRTGQDYERFTLEHALRQYEKVAGLAP from the coding sequence ATGAGCACGCCATGCTGCAAACGCATCGCGTTCTATATGCCTTCCCTGGCAGGGGGAGGTGCGCAACGAGTATTTCTACACCTTGCCCGGGGTTTTGCAGAGCGAGGCTACGAGGTACATCTGGTGCTCGCCAGGGCGCAGGGTCCGTATCTGCCGCAGGTTCCCTCTTGCGTACGGATAATAGACCTGGGGGCTCCGCGCGTGCTCACCAGTTTGCCTGCACTGGTTCGTTACTTACGTCATGAACGTCCACTCGCGCTGCTGTCTGCACTGGACCATGCGAACGCTGTGGCGATATGTGCACGGTTTATCGCCCGGGCACCTGCCCGTGTCATTGTGACGGTACACAGCACTCCCAGCCAAGTAGTGGCAAACGCGCGCACTCTGCGAGCAAAGCTGCTACCCCTGTGGGCCCGGTTCTTTTACCGATGGGCAGATACGGTGGTCGCGGTGTCTCAGGGGGTCGCAGACGAACTGGTGCATTATGTGCGAGTTCCTGCGGAAAAGGTAAAAGTGATATATAACCCTATCGTCACACCAGAGCTGTTTCGGAAAGCGGAGGAGCCACTAGAGCATCCCTGGTTTCGGGAGGGGGAACCGCCAGTGATACTGGGCGTTGGCAGGCTCACGAAGCCGAAGGACTTTCCCACCCTGATCCGCGCGTTCGCTCTGGTACGTCAGCGCAGACCGGCGCGCCTGATGATATTGGGAGAGGGCGAAGATCGTCCCCAGCTGGAGGCGCTAGTGAAGGAACTTGGAATCGCGGAAGATGTTTCTCTGCCGGGCTTTGTGCAGAACCCTTATCCGTATATGAAAAGGGCTGCCGTGTTTGTGCTGTCGTCACGCTGGGAAGGGTTGCCCACGGTGCTGGTGGAAGCGTTGGCGTTGGGCACTCCTGTTGTTTCCACGGATTGTCCCAGCGGGAGCGCAGAGATACTGGACAACGGTCGGTTGGGGATGCTGACAAGGATAGGAGACCATATGTCTCTGGCACGTGCCATCGGCGAGAGCCTGGATTCTCCACGCAATCTGAGAACGGGGCAGGACTATGAACGGTTTACCTTGGAACATGCTTTACGGCAGTATGAGAAAGTTGCAGGTTTGGCACCATGA
- a CDS encoding glycosyl transferase produces the protein MEQTRAEGSRSLLFLINSLAFGGAETQLVRVAMQLKQRSWDVRIVTLIPPQAYVEELESAGIPVTTLGMRRKIPDPRAILRLARLVRLWKPDIVHSHMVHANILVRVTRPLAPVPVLVCSVRSIYEGSRLRELLYRLTDPLCDMTTHVCQAGAQRYVRIGAVPEHKMRYIPNGVDTGAFCPNEEARARLRSELGVQDAFVWLAVGRFETPKDYPNLLTAFAQVVPHCPNSLLLLAGDGPLRGEMENLVCSLGIQPHVRFLGIRRDVPQLMNAADAYVMSSSREGLPNVLLEAHATGLPVVATDVGGNREIVVDGVTGFIVPPRNPGALAQAMQRMVNMDESERLQMGAAGRQHIIENYSMERVLQQWEDLYRELLSRRGIQIAPKR, from the coding sequence ATGGAGCAAACGCGGGCAGAGGGTAGCAGGTCTCTCCTCTTCCTCATCAATAGCCTAGCCTTCGGGGGAGCGGAAACGCAGCTGGTGCGTGTCGCCATGCAGCTGAAGCAGCGCAGCTGGGATGTGAGGATCGTTACTTTGATTCCCCCTCAAGCGTACGTGGAAGAACTGGAAAGTGCTGGCATCCCCGTGACCACGCTGGGTATGCGACGAAAAATACCCGACCCTCGTGCCATCCTGCGCCTGGCTCGTTTGGTACGGTTGTGGAAACCCGACATCGTGCACAGCCACATGGTACATGCGAATATTCTGGTGCGTGTCACACGCCCTCTGGCTCCGGTGCCAGTGCTCGTCTGCAGTGTACGCAGCATCTACGAAGGCAGTCGCCTGCGCGAGTTACTGTACCGCCTGACCGATCCTCTGTGCGATATGACCACACACGTCTGCCAGGCAGGTGCACAGCGGTATGTACGGATAGGCGCAGTGCCAGAGCACAAAATGCGATATATCCCCAACGGCGTAGACACCGGCGCATTCTGCCCGAATGAAGAGGCTCGTGCGAGGCTGCGCTCGGAACTGGGCGTGCAAGACGCTTTCGTATGGCTGGCGGTAGGGCGTTTCGAGACTCCCAAGGACTACCCAAACCTGCTGACAGCTTTTGCACAGGTTGTGCCACACTGCCCGAACAGCCTGCTGCTTCTCGCGGGCGACGGTCCGTTGCGCGGCGAGATGGAAAATCTGGTGTGCTCGCTGGGAATACAACCTCATGTGAGGTTCCTGGGTATACGGCGGGATGTTCCTCAGTTAATGAACGCTGCCGACGCCTACGTAATGTCTTCCTCGCGCGAAGGTCTCCCCAACGTGTTGCTGGAAGCGCACGCTACCGGTTTGCCTGTTGTTGCGACCGATGTGGGGGGCAACCGCGAGATAGTAGTAGATGGTGTGACTGGCTTCATCGTACCTCCGCGCAACCCGGGTGCCCTGGCTCAGGCAATGCAGAGGATGGTAAACATGGACGAAAGCGAGCGTTTGCAGATGGGAGCGGCGGGCAGACAGCATATTATCGAAAACTACAGCATGGAGCGTGTGTTGCAACAATGGGAAGATCTGTACCGCGAGCTGCTGAGCAGGAGAGGCATTCAGATAGCCCCGAAGCGATGA